A single Phaenicophaeus curvirostris isolate KB17595 chromosome 26, BPBGC_Pcur_1.0, whole genome shotgun sequence DNA region contains:
- the DAD1 gene encoding dolichyl-diphosphooligosaccharide--protein glycosyltransferase subunit DAD1 — MSGAAAAGSVGSVVRRFLAEYGSGTPSRLKVLDAYLLYVLLTGALQFGYCLGVGTFPFNSFLSGFISAVGSFILGVCLRIQINPQNKGEFQGISPERAFADFLFANTILHLVVINFVG, encoded by the exons ATGTCGggcgcggcggccgcgggctcGGTGGGGTCGGTGGTGCGGCGGTTCCTGGCCGAGTACGGCAGCGGCACCCCCAGCCGCCTCAAGGTGCTGGACGCCTACCTGCTGTACGTGCTGCTGACGGGAGCGCTGCAGTTCGGCTACTGCCTCGGCGTCGGCACCTTCCCCTTCAACTCCTTCCTCAGCGGCTTCATCTCCGCCGTCGGCAGCTTCATCCTGGGCG TTTGCCTCAGGATCCAGATCAACCCCCAAAACAAAGGCGAATTCCAAGGCATTTCACCAGAGCGGGCGTTTGCTGATTTCCTCTTTGCCAACACCATCCTCCATCTTGTGGTCATTAATTTTGTTGGCTGA